The Xenopus laevis strain J_2021 chromosome 7S, Xenopus_laevis_v10.1, whole genome shotgun sequence genome includes a window with the following:
- the spa17.S gene encoding sperm surface protein Sp17 — MSIPFSNTNYRIPQGFANLLEGLTKEVLRHQPKDIPLFGAKYFTQLLQQRQETDFDPAQWGAALEVRFYNNDFQNESFRKPQDEAIDIPLDDPDANAAAAKIQAGFRGHMTRKKMKSGEKDLKSKDSKDGSSTGGENEGD; from the exons ATGTCTATCCCATTTTCAAATACAAATTATCGCATCCCACAAGGGTTTGCAAATCTTCTAGAGGGGCTGACCAAGGAAGTTTTAAGACATCAGCCTAAAGATATTCCACTCTTTGGTGCCAAGTACTTCACACAACTATTGCAACAAAGACAAG agACTGACTTTGACCCAGCGCAGTGGGGAGCTGCTTTGGAGGTTAGATTCTACAACAATGATTTTCAG AATGAATCCTTCAGAAAACCACAAGATGAAGCCATTGACATCCCTCTTGATGATCCTGATGCTAATGCTGCAGCTGCTAAAATTCAGGCAGGCTTCCGTGGGCACATGACAAGGAAGAAGATGAAGAGTGGGGAGAAAGACCTGAAAAGCAAGGATAGTAAAGATGGCAGCAGCACAGGAGGAGAAAATGAAGGTGATTAA